A stretch of DNA from Oryza brachyantha chromosome 9, ObraRS2, whole genome shotgun sequence:
taaaaaaaacacaacaataGCAACGGGGATAAATAATCGAGAATGTGATTGTTGCATTTTAGCACTTTAGTCCGATGATAAATAAGTCTTCAAATTCAGATAATTATAAGGTTATTTTATAAACACAGTAAATTCTATAAATTCAGTTATGAATGAGTATTCAAGATCATGATATAGTAGTAAAAAATTTGTatccataaaaattatatgtccatgtggttatttttttatcaattacTTAGGCATAGGCAAGAGATATAACTTTACAGTTGACACATTTACaacaacttattaaaaaacaacttacataattatttaaaattaaactctTAGATCCAAAATTTCCGGTGACATaggtaaaaatgaaataacatATGTGTAGTTAACTTTTTCCAACTACGATACACACATAATATAACAAGTTTAACACGATCcgattaaataatttattgtcatgataatatttatttatcccatatcaaaataaaaaatctttttgtgttgtactttttttaagaactcatgcactttatttaatatagaaaaatacacaTGCCATGAGTTATCCTCGACACCGTGGATTGGACCGCATGCACAATCAGTTTTACAAAGAGGCTCATTGAAGATGACCAAATTAACATAAGCTCAAGACATTTGCGACAAAGGACTCTAAAAGATCAAAAAAAAGCAACCGAGTCCTTCGTTGCTTCTCCGCTTGGACGAAGACAACTATAACGACGATGATGGTAATTTAAAGAGCATAAGTAGCTATAGATGGATGCCAAGAAGCAAACCTGAAAGGGGCCTCCGAAGATGGAGGTTAAAGCTTCATTGACGGCAACAAGAAAGTTCAGCCACTCTCTGAAGATTCATCTTCGTTGACAAAGAAAGTCGACGTTCCTGTGGATGTATCACCGGAGATGAAGATGATGGCCGGCACAACCTGCTAAAACGCAAACTTGCAGCACATCCAGTTGAAGATACCATGGAAAAACTCGGAGTTGCCACCACGAGAGATCAACAACTATGGTTTTGCATCGAGAAAAAGAGGACGCAACGCCGGCGACCTCTTGAGCTGCACagagaaaggaaaatataaacaaagcaAAGGATTAACCCTATAAATTACAAATAACACAAATCTCGCCGCTACACTTGGTTCTACACATATTTCGGCTTATTAAACACCATGTAATAAGAGAAGATTATAGTTACAACGTACGGATGCGCGGCTTAGGTAAATTAGAATATAGGTTAATTAGCGGATGCCCTCTCCAATAATAAACCTACTCTCTATATCACGCTGAGGTCGTGAGGAGATAGAAGCGAACAAAGAGAAAATGAGAATATGTGCGTCACTGTCATTATCTCGTCTGACGTGGCATAAGAGAAAAATTACCAGTTCAATAACTACGtggttaatttaattaatcagcaAAGGCAAcaacatttttaagaaaaaagagtATGACTTGAGAGCAATTAATTGTCGCGAAAAGTTGTTGACTGGTATGCATGGTTTAATTATCCAGACTCTCATCTACAGCCTATAAGGGCAGTCCCAACCCAGACTCTATCATAGAGTCCAAAACCTTGTATTAATGATTTTTTGCTGATGTGTCACTCTTTTTACtgtagagagagaagaaaattgTAGACACCGTTTTTTGTGTGGACGTCGGGTCTTCGTTTCATCCAAGGACGCCGTTTCTTGTGTAGACTCCCATTGGGGAGGGCGGCGTGGAGTCCTCTGGATCCCATACGCTGGCCACCGCTCCCCTTCCGCTCGCGCGCCCCGCGCTTCTCTCCCGCGCGGTGCGGGAGCCGCGCGCCCCTCTCCCGCGCAACCCGCGCTCGCTCGCGAGCAAAGGCGCCGTCGCTCCAAAAATTTCGAGGCAACGTGCCTCTTTCCAGCCCCGACCCCTCCAATCCCTCCCGGTAAATCTCCATCCCTCTACTGCTCATCTCCCATCGAGTTCATCCATACATCACTTTGGTTCCATGTCCTTCCCCATCCACTACCAAAAAGATCCCTGAATCAAAATGAATCGATTGCCCAGGACTGATGCACGGCGAGGCAAAGTCGCCCCTAGATCCCATCCTCGATCCATCCGTGCTGGTGGGATCTGTGGTTCGGTCGCCGGAGGTGATGGATCCCGTGCTCAACCTGAAGCCACAGGTGTTCCTCAAGCTGATGGTGTTCATCAAATTGGTGCTTCTCTCGTTGCTGGATGGTGGCCAACTTCATCTCCTAGCGAAAGGTAAGTCTTCGTATTAGTGGATTTGTGCAATGGGTAGATAAAATAGTGTTCTGGACCATTGCTTGTGATAGATACTTCTGtatcaattaattaagaagTCATTTTTGTCAAATAGCTACTGGACCTTTGCTTGTGAAAGGTACTCCTATATCAATTAATTTAGAAGCCAACTTTGTCAAATAGTTTACTGGACCATTgcttgtcaaatatttaactggACCATTGCTtgtcaaatagtttataaaatagtttttttatgttggtAGTATTTGCTTTCATCTCTCTATGCATTGCATCTGCAGGTTATACCCACCTGGAGGGTTCTCCAACTTTCTGCAAGGAAACCCATTAGCTAACCATCCTAATGCAAATGAagattttcattttgttgGGGCCGGAATGAGTCAATCTTCAGTTTCACCAATTGACATGGGTGTTACAAGGACTCCCTCTCCAGCAGAACAAACTAATGATATGGTGGAAGATTTAGATGCAGAAGAAGATGATATCTTTAAGGAGTCTAGAACCGACGAGCGTCTAAATTGGTCGGTATCTGAAGACATACGATTGGTAGGTTCTAAAACATCCTATTTCCATGCACACTAGAAGATTAacgattttctttttttaaaaaaatgtttttgttttgatgtttCATGTAGACCAGTGCTTGGTTGCATAATTCAAAGGACCCAATTGATGGAAATGGTAGGAAGGCAGATTTTTATTGGGCAGATGTTACTGAAGAATACAACAAGACAACAGAAACAAATGTGATGTTTCTCTTCTAATTGCTTCTGGTGAATGAGATTGCTTCCGGGTGAATGTGATGTTTATCTTGCCGGCTGaatggtgatttttttggttcagtTGCTAGCTGAATGGTTCTATGCGTTCTGTTTAAGTTATGTTGTTAGTGATAAAATTGAGAGGTGTATATTGGGTCACATTGTTATGCCACAGCTGATCCATTTTGTCTGTGCTAGTAATAAATGTCTTTAGCTATAGAAACTACTATTACAAACTTTGCACTGGGGATTATAAGTCTTGTGATAGAGGTCGACGTTTAGACTCTATGGGTAGAGTCTGGGTTGGGACTGTCCTAATACGTAGAACGGTATATTATCGGccataaaataattacaaataaactttataatcTTAATGActggaaaaatatgaaaactttcaaatcaactctaaaaactaaaaacacagtattatatatatgaatatataactTAAGAAAATCACACACTTGTCGTGCTGAAACTCATACATCcaatttaatttacaaatgCATCACATAATGAAAATCTGACTCTCTAtttatacaaacatataaatatatatagagagagagggagagagcaaatgcatgcatgcatgtatgattAACTACTCTAGATGAAAgctttcat
This window harbors:
- the LOC107304964 gene encoding uncharacterized protein LOC107304964 — protein: MNRLPRTDARRGKVAPRSHPRSIRAGGICGSVAGGDGSRAQPEATGVPQADGVHQIGASLVAGWWPTSSPSERLYPPGGFSNFLQGNPLANHPNANEDFHFVGAGMSQSSVSPIDMGVTRTPSPAEQTNDMVEDLDAEEDDIFKESRTDERLNWSVSEDIRLTSAWLHNSKDPIDGNGRKADFYWADVTEEYNKTTETNVMFLF